In Ostrea edulis chromosome 4, xbOstEdul1.1, whole genome shotgun sequence, a single window of DNA contains:
- the LOC125668077 gene encoding RNA 3'-terminal phosphate cyclase-like protein, which produces MSGNTVTFEGCNYFRQRLILSTLSGKTVRIKKIRSKDDDPGLKDFEASFIRLLDKLTNGSNIVVNETGTSILYQPGLLVGGKIEHDCNIQRSIGYYLESLICLAPFTKKPIHAVLKGVTNDQIDPSVDMIKLSTFPVLKRFLGTDEGLELKIIRRGAAPEGGGEVTFSCPCRQKLRPLQFIDPGKIKRIRGMAWAVRVAPVVTNRLVDSARSILNKFIPDIYIYTDHYKGSQSGKSPGFGLTLVAETMNGAFLCAESSSNPKGSDKGPSVPEDMGKDAAKLLLEEIYKGGCVDSINQSMTALFMVLGQQDVSKVQTGPLTSYTIQFLRHIYDFFEVIFKVEPQQVPEEDEELRTGGEKLVMTCVGVGYSNVSKAVS; this is translated from the exons ATGAGTGGGAACACGGTCACTTTTGAGGGTTGTAATTACTTCAGACAACGATTAATTTTGTCAACACTTAGTGGGAAAACAGTGAGGATTAAAAAAATTAGATCAAAGGATGATGATCCAGGGTTAAAAG attttgaaGCAAGTTTTATTCGGTTACTAGACAAGTTGACAAATGGCTCCAACATTGTTGTAAATGAAACAG GTACAAGTATTTTATACCAACCTGGACTATTGGTGGGAGGTAAAATTGAGCATGATTGTAACATACAGCGAAGCATTGGTTATTACCTGGAGAGTCTGATATGCTTAGCTCCTTTCACGAAAAAACCAATTCATGCAGTATTAAAAGGAGTCACCAATGACCAAATTGATCCATCA gTTGACATGATTAAATTGTCAACATTTCCAGTACTGAAAAGATTCCTTGGCACTGACGAAGGCTTAGAACTAAAG ATAATAAGAAGGGGAGCTGCACCTGAGGGGGGTGGAGAGGTGACCTTCAGCTGTCCATGTCGACAGAAACTACGACCTTTACAATTCATTGACCCAGGGAAAATCAAAAGAATAAGAGGCATGGC ATGGGCTGTGAGAGTGGCACCGGTTGTGACTAACAGATTAGTGGATTCTGCTAGGAGTATATTGAATAAGTTTATACCAGACATCTACATATATACCGACCATTACAAAGGAAGTCAGTCAGGAAA ATCCCCTGGCTTTGGACTGACTCTGGTGGCAGAGACAATGAATGGAGCATTCTTATGTGCTGAATCTTCATCAAATCCAAAAGGATCTGACAAGGGGCCATCAGTACCAGAGGATATGGGGAAAGATGCTGCCAAATTACTGCTGGAGGAAAtatataag GGAGGTTGCGTAGATTCCATCAATCAGAGTATGACAGCATTATTTATGGTACTGGGTCAACAAGACGTCTCCAAAGTTCAGACTGGACCACTGACATCTTACAC GATACAGTTTCTGAGGCACATCTACGATTTTTTTGAAGTGATCTTTAAGGTTGAACCCCAACAGGTTCCTGAGGAAGATGAGGAATTGAGAACAGGAGGTGAAAAACTTGTAATGACTTGTGTGGGAGTGGGCTACTCAAATGTCAGCAAAGCTGTTAGTTGA
- the LOC125671748 gene encoding DNA excision repair protein ERCC-8-like, whose product MLKFLTAREWGVDGPAILRRTESTKRACSLELSKHRDIESVFYGGINSLDIDPVESRYLVSGTVVGSLHIHDLANHSGEVKHTKKAVCNVSRSNPYKHKHSVETVQWYPLDTGMFLSSGTDKTLKIWDTNSMKPADEYEFSGIVYSHHMSPVATSHCLVAVGCHSSTLKLVDLKSGSATHMLKGHKMSILTVKWSPKNEFLLASGSEDNRVLLWDIRSSKGSLMTLDQFNGQEVPTFFSACTAHSGYVSGMSFTMDGLHLVTSGTDNRIRLWNIDTGRNTLVNYGKIHNETRKSLQFAVSCWCKSDLIYIPDEYCNIQVYEMFTGRKIDTLRGHLQQANCCVFHPDYQELYSGGNDRNILIWEPESDGAYDNHLKEQSSKKVTQNKKFVSRIAATADAWSSDEET is encoded by the exons ATGTTGAAATTTCTGACAGCCAGAGAATGGGGTGTAGATGGTCCTGCTATTCTGAGACGTACCGAGTCAACAAAACGAGCATGTTCATTAGAATTAAGTAAACACAGGGACATAGAGTCAGTTTTTTATGGTGGAATCAATTCATTAGATATAGATCCGGTGGAATCAAGATA TTTGGTTTCGGGAACTGTTGTTGGGTCTTTGCACATACATGACCTAGCAAACCATTCTGGAGAGGTGAAGCATACCAAAAAAGCAGTTTGTAATGTCAGTCGATCTAACCCCTATAAACACAAACACAGCGTGGAGACTGTGCAGTGGTACCCTTTGGATACTGGGATGTTTCTTTCCAGTGGAACAGACAAAACTCTCAAGATATGGGACACAAATAGCATGAAA CCTGCAGATGAGTATGAGTTTAGTGGTATCGTCTACAGTCATCACATGTCTCCAGTAGCCACATCACATTGTTTAGTGGCCGTGGGGTGTCACAGTTCTACGCTGAAATTGGTGGATCTCAAGTCTGGATCCGCTACTCACATGCTTAAAGGACACAAGATGTCAATACTGACTGTAAAGTGGTCACCCAAGAATGAATTCTTGCTGGCATCTGGCAG TGAAGACAACAGAGTACTTCTGTGGGACATTAGAAGTTCTAAGGGATCACTGATGACTCTAGACCAATTCAATGGACAGGAGGTTCCTACCTTTTTTAGTG CATGCACCGCTCACAGTGGCTATGTCAGTGGGATGTCATTTACAATGGATGGTCTGCACTTAGTAACATCTGGTACAGACAACAGAATAAGACTGTGGAATATCGATACAGGAAGAAACACTTTGGTGAATTATGGGAAAATTCATAATGAGACTAGAAAATCCTTGCAATTTGCAGTTTCTTGCTGGTGCAAATCAGATCTGATTTACATTCCTGATGAATACTGTAACATACAGGTCTATGAGATGTTCACAGGGAGAAAAATTGACACCCTGCGTGGTCATCTTCAGCAGGCCAACTGTTGTGTGTTCCATCCAGATTACCAGGAACTGTACAGTGGTGGAAATGACCGGAACATTCTTATATGGGAACCAGAATCAGACGGTGCTTATGACAACCATCTGAAGGAACAGAGTTCTAAGAAAGtgacacaaaataaaaaatttgtcAGCAGAATAGCTGCCACAGCAGACGCATGGAGTAGTGATGaagaaacttga
- the LOC125670592 gene encoding GPI mannosyltransferase 3-like: MPNKNLQWVLKNTKMTKDGKGAATIRRRKMKHAPEELDQARNSTKVNAANLPEDETIYNKEEEEGYLFDDEILGPSIIKMIMSSEKKLFSGLIALRIVNALFIQTSYVPDEYWQSLEVSHNMVFSYGYLTWEWIHGLRTYLYPSMFAVLYKFLALLGLDHRLLLIKLPRILQGVIAAWGDLYLYKLSWKLSDRATAQWTLFCQITSWFTLYCCTRTLTNSMESVLVTAALYYFPWPNIRDGKKSSAWKFVTLAVLSVLIRPTAAVTWVLMCSWHMQLNVSKLWKTIKVYLQYGSVLLLVSILVDRIFYGDWILVQYNFLEFNVLHGGSAFYGSHPWHWYITQGYPVIMATHLIPFLIGGWYAKNKVLLMLIIWNIFIYSFLAHKEFRFLLQILPISMHYCGVFFQTLCKKPRLKKKKHKATKNTENNVKCDSGEQGHTPAETQEPGPDHTKHSESTETRDILGNVESTTTKFQTSEEESNVNPQIAQEMKHKSNLMKAWILVMVFLVVNIPAAVYFGLIHQRGTVVVMKFLYDESFEKNMDVLFLMPCHSTPYYSYLHRNVSMRFLTCEPNLSKKEHYIDEADDFYNDPLHWLKKEYHFQGKSPPSHIVYFDRLKLDISQFLTQTGYNHCGTFFHTHLPDGRVGNTVLVSCR, from the exons GGTTTTGAAAAACACAAAGATGACAAAAGATGGAAAAGGTGCAGCTACCATTCGTAGGCGTAAAATGAAACATGCACCAGAAGAACTTGACCAGGCTAGGAACAGTACAAAGGTTAATGCCGCCAACCTCCCTGAAGATGAGACGATTTACAACAAAGAAGAAGAGGAGGGTTATTTATTTGATGATGAAATTTTAGGCCCATCAATCATTAAGATGATCATGTCATCAGAGAAAAAGCTGTTCAGTGGCCTGATAGCCCTACGAATTGTAAATGCTCTCTTTATCCAGACATCTTATGTACCAGATGAGTACTGGCAGTCCTTAGAAGTTTCACATAATATGGTATTCAG TTATGGATATCTGACGTGGGAGTGGATACATGGTTTACGAACATATCTGTATCCTTCGATGTTTGCAGTTTTGTATAAGTTTCTGGCTCTACTTGGTTTAGACCACAGATTACTATTG aTAAAGTTACCTAGGATCCTACAGGGAGTGATAGCAGCTTGGGGTGATTTATATCTGTACAAGCTCAGCTGGAAGCTATCAGACCGAGCTACAGCTCAGTGGACCTTGTTTTGTCAGATCACCTCCTGGTTTACTCTTTACTGCTGCACCAGAACGCTGACAAACTCCATGGAATCTGTGTTGGTTACAGCTGCATTGTATTACTTCCCATGGCCAAATATAAGAGA TGGGAAGAAATCCAGTGCCTGGAAGtttgtgactctggctgtcctGTCAGTGCTGATAAGACCAACAGCTGCTGTTACCTGGGTACTTATGTGCTCATGGCACATGCAGCTGAATGTTTCTAAACTGTGGAAAACCATCAAAGTTTATCTCCAGTATGG GTCTGTCCTCCTGCTAGTAAGTATACTGGTTGACAGGATTTTCTATGGTGACTGGATACTAGTTCAGTACAACTTCCTGGAGTTCAATGTTCTTCATGGAGGCTCGGCTTTCTATGGCAGTCACCCCTGGCACTGGTACATTACACAGGGCTACCCAGTCATCATGGCCACCCATCTGATCCCATTTCTGATTGGTGGGTGGTATGCAAAAAACAAAGTGCTGCTGATGTTGATCATAtggaatatatttatttacag TTTCCTAGCCCACAAAGAATTCAGGTTCTTGCTACAAATTCTACCCATATCAATGCATTATTGTGGCGTTTTCTTCCAAACCTTGTGCAAGAAGCCTCGCctgaagaaaaagaaacacaaggccacaaaaaatactgaaaacaatgtaaaatgtgACAGCGGTGAACAGGGTCACACACCAGCTGAAACTCAGGAACCTGGGCCAGATCATACAAAGCACTCAGAAAGTACAGAGACTAGAGACATTCTTGGAAATGTAGAGagtacaacaacaaaatttcaaaccaGTGAAGAGGAGTCTAATGTCAACCCTCAGATTGCTCAGGAAATGAAGCACAAAAGCAATCTGATGAAAGCTTGGATACTTGTGATGGTGTTCCTTGTTGTCAATATTCCAGCTGCTGTATATTTTGGTCTCATTCACCAAAGAGGGACGGTAGTTGTCATGAAATTTCTGTACGATGAGAGCTTTGAGAAAAATATGGATGTATTATTTCTCATGCCGTGCCACTCAACACCTTATTACAG TTATCTACACAGAAATGTCTCCATGAGATTCTTGACTTGTGAACCAAACCTCTCCAAGAAGGAGCACTACATAGATGAGGCTGATGATTTCTACAATGATCCTCTGCACTGGCTGAAGAAAGAATACCACTTTCAAGGGAAATCCCCACCTAGTCATATTGTGTACTTTGACAGATTGAAGTTGGACATTTCACAGTTTCTGACCCAGACAGGGTACAATCACTGTGGGACTTTTTTCCACACACATCTCCCGGATGGGAGGGTAGGGAACACTGTGCTCGTTAGCTGTAGGTGA